Proteins encoded together in one Chitinophaga varians window:
- a CDS encoding SRPBCC family protein: MSNQNFSVALLFDQSPAAVYEAVINPRAWWSEEIAGGTAKAGDVFDYHFEDIHRAKMKLTESVPDKRVVWHVLENEFKPGLFGEAAAGHVKGDGFENDKAEWVDTHVVFDIIKENDKTRLRFTHDGLVPDYECYDVCINGWKHYIQESLYSLITTGQGKPNKTGRPMTVNEEQFNAAGGNM, encoded by the coding sequence ATGTCAAATCAAAATTTCAGCGTTGCATTATTGTTTGATCAGTCACCGGCAGCAGTATATGAAGCCGTTATTAATCCCCGCGCATGGTGGTCAGAGGAGATAGCAGGAGGAACCGCTAAAGCGGGCGATGTCTTCGATTATCATTTTGAAGATATCCACCGTGCTAAAATGAAATTAACGGAGTCTGTTCCTGACAAAAGAGTGGTCTGGCACGTACTGGAGAACGAGTTTAAGCCAGGGCTTTTTGGAGAGGCCGCCGCTGGCCATGTTAAGGGCGACGGCTTCGAAAACGATAAAGCGGAATGGGTAGATACCCATGTAGTCTTCGATATCATAAAAGAAAATGATAAAACCCGGCTCCGTTTCACACATGACGGACTGGTGCCCGATTACGAATGTTATGATGTCTGTATCAACGGCTGGAAGCATTACATCCAGGAAAGCCTGTATAGCCTTATTACCACCGGACAAGGCAAGCCTAACAAAACAGGTAGGCCCATGACCGTTAATGAGGAGCAGTTCAATGCTGCAGGAGGCAATATGTAA
- a CDS encoding SDR family NAD(P)-dependent oxidoreductase → MDFKLAGRRALVTGSSAGLGEAIAIMLAGEGVHVVVHGRNEDRTRAVVQRIIDTGGTAEAVLGDLATDEGADQVADQALAGGPVHILVNNAGFYAHTSWSNTTSQDWLEVYNVNVVSYVRMVQRIVPTMKLQGWGRVINIGGGLGIQPINDLPHYNATLAARHNMSVSLARQLSGTGITSNVVAPGAIMNPGVEQWLRQEAALKGWGADLEEMERNAVKVLVPNDAGRFGRQDEVAAAVVYLASPYADYVSGAVLRVDAGTVRST, encoded by the coding sequence ATGGATTTCAAATTAGCCGGTAGGCGTGCGTTGGTAACAGGTTCCAGCGCAGGTCTGGGAGAAGCTATTGCCATTATGCTGGCAGGTGAAGGTGTGCACGTCGTGGTGCATGGTCGTAATGAAGATCGTACCAGGGCAGTGGTGCAGCGGATTATTGATACCGGAGGCACTGCCGAAGCTGTGCTTGGTGACCTGGCTACCGATGAGGGTGCAGATCAGGTGGCGGACCAGGCATTGGCTGGTGGTCCCGTACACATACTGGTCAATAATGCCGGTTTTTATGCACATACTTCCTGGTCAAATACAACCAGCCAGGATTGGCTGGAGGTATATAACGTGAATGTGGTCTCTTATGTGCGCATGGTCCAGCGCATCGTACCCACGATGAAATTACAGGGCTGGGGTAGAGTTATCAACATTGGCGGAGGTCTGGGCATACAACCCATCAATGATCTGCCGCACTATAATGCTACGTTGGCTGCGCGGCACAATATGAGTGTATCGCTGGCGAGACAACTGAGCGGTACCGGTATCACCTCCAATGTGGTCGCTCCTGGCGCTATTATGAATCCCGGCGTGGAACAGTGGCTCCGCCAGGAGGCAGCGCTGAAAGGCTGGGGCGCTGACCTGGAAGAAATGGAGCGCAATGCCGTAAAAGTATTGGTGCCCAATGATGCCGGCCGGTTTGGAAGGCAGGATGAAGTGGCGGCCGCGGTGGTGTATCTGGCCAGCCCCTATGCGGATTATGTCAGTGGGGCCGTGTTGCGGGTTGATGCCGGTACTGTTCGCAGTACTTAG
- a CDS encoding helix-turn-helix domain-containing protein: protein MVNAGDIKGLRKPIILFNNYSDNFMEGEAFVSDHIFSYIVSGTQEVWSGNQMYVFKAGDYRFFKRNQLTKYIKRPGQEGFKSIAVHIDQGTLREMAELYGDPLYWSFPGKDIVLLNADSYLENYVNSLAPYTKVSAVYADALVVLKAKELVLLLLQTNPALKHALFDFGAPGKIDLVAFMNTHYRYNVGLDRMAFLTGRSLSTFKRDFQKTFNTTAGRWLTRRRLEEANYLIARKGKAASEIYLDLGFEDLSHFSAAYKRAFGKTPSQERRR, encoded by the coding sequence ATGGTGAATGCCGGTGATATAAAAGGACTCCGAAAGCCGATTATTCTATTTAATAACTATAGCGATAATTTTATGGAAGGAGAAGCATTTGTTTCCGACCATATATTCAGCTATATCGTATCAGGAACACAGGAGGTCTGGTCCGGAAATCAAATGTATGTTTTCAAAGCGGGCGATTATCGCTTTTTTAAACGGAATCAGTTGACGAAGTACATAAAACGTCCCGGCCAGGAAGGCTTTAAATCCATTGCGGTACACATTGACCAGGGTACGTTGCGCGAGATGGCGGAGTTGTATGGGGACCCTCTTTATTGGTCCTTTCCGGGAAAAGATATTGTGTTGCTCAACGCTGATTCTTATCTGGAAAACTATGTAAACAGCCTGGCACCCTATACGAAAGTATCGGCAGTGTATGCAGACGCGCTCGTGGTATTGAAGGCCAAAGAACTGGTGTTGCTGTTATTACAAACAAATCCGGCGCTAAAGCATGCTTTATTTGATTTTGGCGCCCCAGGGAAGATAGACCTGGTGGCTTTTATGAATACGCATTACCGGTATAATGTAGGGTTAGACAGGATGGCCTTTCTCACCGGGCGTAGCTTATCTACTTTTAAAAGGGATTTTCAAAAGACATTCAATACTACTGCCGGCAGATGGCTTACCAGGAGACGGCTGGAAGAGGCTAACTACCTGATAGCCCGGAAGGGTAAAGCAGCTTCAGAGATTTACTTAGACCTTGGCTTTGAAGATTTGTCTCATTTTTCGGCTGCTTATAAAAGAGCTTTTGGGAAAACTCCTTCCCAGGAGAGACGACGATAA
- a CDS encoding cytochrome c family protein, with the protein MKRSVAIFLITAAVLFITQHIVTAFKPGNAPQSTNTCNCNANSPLYNIVIKFNNQVPGDLPAFNNQSQADCFAWQEFIALNWPVNPTGYFGPPGDTTPVSWEAYMPLEVLFPPDGAKPSSWGTLVAPKYAEKFKTQRLLMNPGRTKLLTFATKFAVDTTFGLDPDQAAPFGKPNWLGAQNKTNVWYEIKLNKDYYDFVIKNGYYNAVIQHDSARSGVPLNFPQGVYNGPVGAIEVKAAWMEVDNISSPKWQRYKLSPATVYDSTTGKLRQTTVALVGLHILHKTQNQPTWVWATFEQVDNVPDANSKTTPPYGYNFYNANCTPQQVKLKNGSTVTVSCTPNTSPPYYLSQATPVPIQVTRSNPIDPTDAVPINDSMQSNIRKFYPQSVFQYYELVDVIWSQTLQPDKTTPIQAPFPLNTSAMLSGAHIVANTTLESYVQTTNTCFSCHKYSTIAPYPADSANNNIFGDFSFAISAAQYPPAKAVKKK; encoded by the coding sequence ATGAAAAGATCTGTTGCTATCTTCCTGATAACAGCTGCGGTTTTGTTTATCACCCAGCACATCGTCACCGCTTTCAAACCGGGAAATGCGCCACAATCAACAAACACCTGTAACTGTAATGCTAATTCTCCACTTTATAACATCGTTATTAAATTCAACAACCAGGTGCCCGGAGACCTTCCGGCATTTAACAATCAATCCCAGGCGGACTGCTTCGCCTGGCAGGAATTCATCGCTTTGAACTGGCCGGTCAACCCGACAGGGTATTTTGGCCCTCCCGGAGACACCACGCCTGTAAGCTGGGAGGCATATATGCCGCTGGAAGTGTTGTTCCCGCCGGATGGCGCAAAACCATCCTCCTGGGGTACGCTTGTGGCGCCGAAATATGCAGAGAAGTTCAAAACACAGAGACTACTGATGAATCCTGGTAGAACGAAGCTGTTGACTTTCGCCACCAAGTTTGCGGTAGACACCACCTTCGGTCTGGACCCCGATCAGGCGGCGCCCTTTGGCAAACCCAACTGGCTGGGCGCTCAGAATAAAACCAACGTATGGTATGAGATCAAACTCAATAAAGACTATTATGATTTTGTCATCAAAAACGGTTACTACAACGCCGTTATTCAGCACGATTCGGCCAGAAGCGGTGTGCCGCTCAATTTCCCGCAGGGCGTATATAACGGGCCTGTAGGCGCCATAGAAGTGAAAGCCGCGTGGATGGAGGTAGACAATATCAGTTCGCCCAAATGGCAGCGGTACAAACTCTCTCCGGCAACAGTATATGATTCCACCACAGGAAAATTAAGGCAAACTACTGTAGCCCTGGTAGGACTGCATATCCTGCATAAAACACAAAACCAGCCAACCTGGGTATGGGCCACTTTTGAACAGGTAGATAACGTGCCGGATGCCAATAGTAAAACAACGCCGCCCTACGGATACAATTTCTATAACGCTAATTGTACGCCCCAACAGGTAAAACTAAAAAATGGCAGTACGGTAACCGTGAGCTGTACGCCCAATACATCACCGCCGTATTACCTGTCACAGGCCACCCCGGTACCTATACAGGTAACAAGGTCCAATCCTATCGATCCTACCGACGCTGTGCCTATCAATGATAGTATGCAAAGCAATATCAGAAAGTTTTATCCCCAATCTGTTTTTCAGTATTATGAACTGGTAGATGTTATCTGGTCGCAAACACTGCAGCCGGACAAGACGACGCCCATCCAGGCGCCGTTTCCGCTCAATACCTCTGCTATGCTGAGCGGTGCGCATATAGTGGCTAATACCACCCTGGAGAGTTATGTGCAAACCACCAATACCTGCTTTAGCTGCCATAAATACAGCACCATTGCACCTTATCCGGCTGACTCCGCGAACAACAATATTTTCGGTGATTTCAGTTTTGCGATATCTGCGGCCCAGTACCCGCCAGCAAAAGCGGTTAAGAAGAAATGA
- the nadC gene encoding carboxylating nicotinate-nucleotide diphosphorylase: MTTQEFIAAAFLEDVGIGDYSTLASIPADAKGKAVLKIKDEGILAGMQLAQDIFHHLEEDAKFTVYKKDGDAVNNGETAFTVEASVHTILKAERLVLNCMQRMSGIATLTHKYADKIKGYKTKILDTRKTTPLFREYEKQAVRIGGGYNLRMGLYDMIMLKDNHIDFCGGIEQAILKTNEYLATNNLNLKIEVETRNLDDVRRVLAVGNVHRIMLDNCSPELLEEAIELIDGKYETEASGGINFDNIISYARTGVDYVSCGAITNQAVSMDLSLKAHKI; this comes from the coding sequence ATGACAACACAGGAATTCATTGCCGCAGCATTTCTCGAAGATGTGGGTATCGGTGATTACTCTACACTGGCATCCATACCAGCCGATGCGAAAGGTAAGGCGGTACTTAAAATAAAGGATGAAGGCATACTGGCAGGCATGCAGTTGGCACAGGATATTTTCCATCATCTGGAAGAAGACGCAAAATTCACTGTCTATAAAAAAGATGGCGATGCTGTAAATAATGGCGAAACCGCGTTTACCGTTGAAGCCAGCGTGCATACCATCTTAAAAGCAGAAAGACTGGTGCTTAACTGTATGCAGCGCATGAGTGGCATCGCAACGCTTACCCATAAGTACGCCGATAAAATAAAAGGCTACAAAACCAAAATACTCGATACCCGCAAAACCACGCCGCTGTTCCGCGAATACGAAAAACAGGCGGTACGCATTGGCGGCGGTTACAACCTGCGCATGGGCTTGTACGATATGATCATGCTGAAGGACAACCATATCGATTTTTGTGGCGGCATAGAGCAGGCCATACTGAAAACCAACGAGTACCTGGCGACCAATAACCTCAACCTGAAAATAGAGGTCGAGACCCGTAACCTCGATGATGTGCGCCGAGTGCTGGCTGTGGGCAATGTACACCGTATCATGCTCGATAACTGCTCGCCGGAACTATTGGAAGAAGCAATTGAGCTGATTGACGGTAAGTACGAGACCGAGGCGTCGGGCGGTATCAATTTCGATAATATTATTTCATATGCCCGTACTGGTGTCGATTACGTCTCATGTGGGGCTATCACCAATCAGGCTGTGAGCATGGACCTTAGCTTAAAAGCACACAAAATATAG
- a CDS encoding DUF1772 domain-containing protein, translated as MNAKQIVLILAVLTTGLLTGIFFGFEVAINPAFARLDDAQYIIAMQAINDVIVNPVFIFVFLGAAVFLPVAAFQQQGRRKSLLWVAAALYIIGVLAITSVCNVPLNDALAKVQVAGASAQQLKTAREGFAEPWNRWHTIRTIAGIVATIIAIAACLQKDAGKKSV; from the coding sequence ATGAACGCAAAACAAATTGTATTAATACTCGCCGTACTGACCACCGGTCTGCTGACCGGCATATTTTTCGGATTCGAGGTCGCCATCAACCCGGCATTTGCCCGGCTGGACGATGCCCAATATATCATCGCTATGCAGGCTATCAACGATGTGATCGTGAACCCGGTGTTCATCTTCGTATTTCTCGGAGCGGCAGTGTTCCTGCCGGTGGCCGCTTTTCAGCAACAGGGCCGGAGGAAAAGCCTGTTGTGGGTTGCTGCTGCTTTATACATCATAGGTGTGCTGGCCATCACGTCTGTTTGTAACGTGCCGCTGAACGATGCCCTCGCGAAAGTACAGGTGGCCGGCGCTTCCGCGCAACAGCTGAAAACCGCCAGGGAAGGCTTTGCCGAGCCATGGAACAGGTGGCATACCATCCGCACCATTGCCGGTATTGTGGCTACCATAATAGCCATCGCCGCCTGCCTGCAAAAAGATGCCGGTAAAAAGAGTGTTTAA
- a CDS encoding helix-turn-helix domain-containing protein: protein MKTADTHIRYELIPAPAYLQAYIRYFWTLEGDDPQALAKAFGSLVDGCPGLIFQRPDVGAFVRESKKLPEMFLYGQTTKNVEIASLGTSKATGVIFQPNGLKSVFGMNAGELTNDCVDVQLLPGNNHLPEQLADAGAAGTQVEVLSAWLHKRITGNPAAIDPQVDYAVRQIANSNGNTSLRDLQEKLQLTERTFERRFKEQVGITPKLFSRICQYQASLHQLKSNDYNKLSDIAFENDYADQSHFIRSFREFTGCSPYQFQKLLDEAGEEIMLIK, encoded by the coding sequence ATGAAAACCGCAGATACCCATATCAGGTACGAACTCATTCCAGCGCCTGCCTACCTGCAGGCTTATATCCGCTATTTCTGGACGCTGGAAGGAGATGATCCGCAGGCGTTGGCCAAAGCCTTTGGCTCGCTGGTGGATGGTTGTCCGGGGTTAATTTTCCAACGTCCGGATGTGGGCGCTTTTGTCCGGGAAAGTAAAAAACTGCCTGAGATGTTCCTCTACGGCCAAACCACGAAGAACGTGGAAATAGCCTCCCTGGGGACCTCCAAAGCTACCGGTGTGATCTTTCAGCCCAATGGCCTGAAATCGGTTTTCGGCATGAATGCCGGGGAACTGACCAATGACTGTGTGGACGTGCAGCTGTTGCCCGGAAACAACCACCTGCCGGAACAACTGGCCGATGCGGGGGCTGCCGGCACCCAGGTAGAGGTCCTTTCTGCCTGGCTGCATAAACGCATCACCGGTAATCCGGCCGCTATAGACCCGCAGGTGGACTATGCCGTGAGGCAGATCGCCAATTCCAATGGTAACACCTCCCTCCGCGACCTACAGGAGAAGCTGCAGCTGACCGAACGCACCTTCGAACGCCGCTTTAAAGAACAGGTGGGCATCACCCCCAAATTATTCTCCCGGATATGCCAGTACCAGGCATCCCTGCATCAACTGAAAAGCAACGACTACAACAAGCTGTCAGATATCGCCTTTGAAAACGACTATGCCGATCAATCCCACTTTATCCGTTCCTTCAGGGAATTTACCGGCTGCTCCCCCTATCAGTTCCAAAAGCTGCTCGACGAAGCCGGAGAAGAAATTATGCTGATTAAATGA
- a CDS encoding Crp/Fnr family transcriptional regulator: MHQQVIYAIENIIPLDAAEKEFVASLFQLKRYNREDYFLREGQVCRAVGFINHGLIRYYATNTNGEEQIYDFGRENDFFCNYSSFLDHSPSASNIQFMEDSEVLLISHEDLQRLYSSIKHGERFGRLACEQLYVHAIKKIASLYADSPEQRYLRFQEDYPDLQQRIPQYYVSSFVGVKPPSLSRIRKRMASRQIY, encoded by the coding sequence ATGCATCAACAGGTTATTTACGCTATCGAAAACATCATTCCGCTGGACGCGGCCGAAAAGGAATTCGTCGCCTCCCTTTTTCAGTTGAAACGATATAACAGGGAGGACTATTTTCTGCGGGAAGGCCAGGTGTGCAGGGCCGTGGGCTTCATCAACCACGGGCTGATACGCTACTATGCCACCAACACCAACGGGGAAGAACAGATTTATGACTTCGGCAGGGAAAATGATTTTTTCTGCAACTACAGCAGCTTCCTTGATCATTCCCCGTCTGCCAGCAACATTCAGTTTATGGAAGACAGTGAAGTGCTGCTCATCTCCCATGAAGACCTGCAACGCCTGTACAGCAGCATAAAACACGGAGAACGGTTTGGCAGGCTGGCATGTGAACAGCTCTACGTTCATGCCATCAAAAAAATAGCATCGTTGTATGCAGACTCGCCGGAGCAGCGGTACCTGCGGTTCCAGGAAGACTATCCCGACCTGCAGCAGCGCATCCCGCAATATTATGTATCCTCATTTGTGGGCGTAAAACCACCATCCCTGAGCCGTATCCGGAAAAGAATGGCTTCCCGGCAGATTTATTAA
- a CDS encoding DUF4267 domain-containing protein, translated as MKQLSYYLTLLTGLLLIFIGARFLLVPMTAETAFGIHTSTGGDYSFHYIKGVRDLFTGVAIVLLLLMREFRAAGFLLLAGSIIPMVDFSVVMSHPDYVTARLYPHAIAVVLSLILGFYYIRTTAKS; from the coding sequence ATGAAACAGCTATCTTACTATCTCACTTTGCTCACCGGCCTGCTGCTGATCTTTATCGGCGCCCGTTTTCTACTGGTGCCGATGACCGCCGAAACCGCCTTTGGTATTCATACTTCTACCGGTGGCGACTATTCCTTTCATTACATCAAAGGCGTCCGGGACCTGTTTACCGGTGTGGCGATCGTATTGTTACTGCTGATGCGCGAATTCCGGGCGGCCGGTTTCCTTTTGCTGGCCGGCAGTATCATTCCGATGGTTGATTTTTCCGTGGTGATGAGCCACCCCGACTATGTGACCGCCCGCCTGTACCCGCATGCCATCGCCGTGGTATTGTCACTGATACTGGGCTTCTATTATATCCGTACCACTGCTAAATCCTGA
- a CDS encoding GNAT family N-acetyltransferase, with protein sequence METLQTERLFIEPITTHEAAFIFVLVNTPAWKQFIGDRHVHHINDAIGYIQRVIDNPDTDFRVVFRQQDHQPMGIVTLIKRTYLPHHDIGFAFLPEHASQGYAFEAASALLEAVKTDKAHTHILATTLPENRRSIHLLEKLGLHFSETIMYNGEELLLYEKLLV encoded by the coding sequence ATGGAGACATTGCAAACAGAACGGCTATTCATAGAACCCATCACCACGCATGAAGCTGCCTTTATTTTTGTACTGGTAAACACCCCTGCCTGGAAACAGTTTATCGGCGACCGGCATGTTCATCATATCAACGATGCCATTGGTTATATACAGCGGGTGATTGACAATCCTGATACTGATTTCAGGGTTGTTTTCCGGCAGCAGGACCATCAGCCAATGGGCATTGTAACCCTTATCAAGCGGACTTATTTGCCACACCATGATATCGGGTTTGCTTTTCTGCCGGAACATGCCAGTCAGGGATACGCTTTCGAAGCAGCGTCCGCCCTGCTGGAAGCAGTAAAAACAGACAAGGCCCACACGCATATCCTCGCCACCACTTTGCCGGAAAACAGGCGCTCTATCCACCTGCTGGAAAAGCTGGGCCTCCACTTCAGTGAAACGATCATGTATAATGGAGAGGAACTGTTGCTGTATGAAAAATTACTGGTGTAA